The following coding sequences lie in one Porphyromonas asaccharolytica DSM 20707 genomic window:
- a CDS encoding alpha/beta hydrolase encodes MSITYRVAASIVRLLNIKKLFRKSEAEILAFATKQSNKFRLRLDQFKGYHCSIEEVDGFKCVKLQATPKPAAKAVLLLYGGGYVTPPDARDFKIAKRIVDQTGSDVWFFLYPLIVEQTLEVTFEKTHQLYRRMLEQYAPEQISILGFSSGACLAIGIGQYNNEQRMQLPSPRQIIAVSPGGIPLSLCEGHEDMADEDADFIASLKALSEQDIIVDYHYFGTVASIINRRKRQPDYMINSCVGDFSHFPKTYLYYGSHECLYACAPYYKRAFVQYGVPYEIHIGEGLCHCYPLFRFFPEGRKAQDEIINRLR; translated from the coding sequence ATGAGTATTACCTACAGAGTGGCAGCCTCGATAGTGAGACTCCTAAACATCAAGAAGCTCTTTAGAAAGTCAGAGGCAGAGATCCTCGCCTTTGCGACTAAGCAGTCGAATAAGTTCAGACTTCGGCTAGATCAATTCAAGGGCTATCACTGCTCCATAGAGGAGGTCGACGGCTTTAAGTGTGTCAAGCTACAGGCGACTCCTAAGCCCGCTGCAAAAGCTGTCCTGCTACTTTATGGCGGAGGATATGTCACACCACCAGATGCGAGAGACTTCAAGATAGCCAAGAGGATTGTCGATCAGACGGGGAGCGATGTGTGGTTTTTCCTTTACCCCCTTATTGTGGAGCAAACACTCGAGGTGACCTTTGAGAAGACGCATCAGCTCTATCGGCGCATGCTCGAGCAGTACGCTCCTGAGCAAATATCGATCTTAGGCTTCTCCTCAGGAGCTTGTCTCGCTATCGGGATAGGACAATATAATAATGAGCAGCGTATGCAGCTACCTAGCCCCAGACAAATCATAGCGGTCTCTCCTGGAGGTATCCCCCTCTCGCTTTGTGAGGGTCATGAAGACATGGCAGACGAAGATGCAGACTTCATCGCCTCTCTGAAGGCTCTCTCGGAGCAAGACATAATCGTCGACTACCATTACTTCGGCACCGTCGCCTCGATAATAAACCGACGCAAGCGACAGCCCGACTATATGATCAACAGCTGCGTGGGCGACTTCTCACACTTTCCCAAGACCTACCTCTACTATGGGTCTCACGAGTGTCTCTACGCTTGCGCCCCCTACTACAAGCGCGCATTCGTGCAGTATGGGGTCCCCTATGAGATACATATCGGTGAGGGACTGTGCCACTGCTATCCGCTCTTTCGCTTCTTTCCAGAGGGGCGTAAGGCTCAGGACGAAATCATCAATCGCCTAAGATAA
- a CDS encoding FtsK/SpoIIIE family DNA translocase encodes MCNGNQRQAEPLSNAIEREMWCAIGVKIVTFASSFLVRRSPRMVRCSRYRLPDYYLMATSKDKLTKKRSTKTRKRTNAPGRKDSTPSRSVGSRMRSWAQGLQNNIVNKRYGELISFILGLILLAFIIYILVACGSYLMVGSRDQSIVTELTPWEALTQTLPEGIDSSVVEIQNITRVHGAYLAHWLMDGFLGFGSWLLLLFGIVCALRMMRITKRGSLIKLCVYTILLSLWTALALSALQSILGMPTFFRWGGVYGALWLGKMLPAIGWLGVSLTLLVTIIILIVVIRYEYLQWMRRAIGLGWVKRPNRRHTTDSSLESIDDETEPTGGEPTDTNEEILPDDEDGDLNTTKDEDEEAPLPASSVLAAQSASHTTSQATANAPQARRQSVSTPAEESLEGSVTVTVAQGDADSQAVSVMPQSDTRRGGYQMPSPDLLADVDQSSQTIDRTEIKEIEQLIIEKLSDLGIGLEPVEVTIGPTVTLYEFKLDPKVKVNRIRSLEDDIAMKVESIGGIRIIAPMPGRGTIGIEVPNRNPRTVGMKALITSQKFITTDMKLPIAIGRTITNDVYLFDLSKMPHLLIAGATGQGKSVGLNALITSLLYNKRPEELKLILIDPKMLEFSIYESIGRHFLTKLEDAEKYIITDTTKALPVLESLCVDMDGRYELLARAKVRNIAEYNKLFRQGHLREEDGFVFLPYLVLIVDEFADLIMTTGRAIEKPIARLAQKARAAGIHIVLATQRPSTDVITGLIKANFPARIAFKVSSQVDSRTILDTKSAKDLIGRGDMLINDGKEMRRIQCAFIDTPETERIVDHISRQPYPTEPYLLPEPPATEGAAGAAGVGGGATERDPLFEEVARHVVQMQQGSTSNIQRRFNIGYNRAGRIMDQLYECGIVSGQDGSKPRQVLIADETTLDQLLDTF; translated from the coding sequence ATGTGCAATGGTAATCAGCGACAGGCGGAGCCACTCTCTAATGCAATCGAACGTGAGATGTGGTGCGCCATTGGCGTAAAAATCGTTACCTTTGCATCAAGCTTTCTTGTGAGGAGATCACCACGCATGGTACGATGCTCACGCTACAGACTTCCTGATTACTACCTCATGGCTACATCTAAAGATAAACTAACTAAGAAACGCTCGACAAAGACTCGCAAGCGTACGAACGCTCCTGGCAGAAAGGACTCAACACCCTCTCGCTCGGTGGGGAGTCGTATGCGCTCGTGGGCGCAGGGGCTACAAAACAATATCGTCAACAAGCGATATGGCGAGCTGATCTCGTTTATCTTAGGCCTGATCCTCCTAGCCTTCATCATATACATCTTGGTGGCTTGTGGCTCCTACCTTATGGTGGGCTCTCGTGACCAAAGCATCGTCACGGAGCTAACGCCTTGGGAGGCACTGACACAGACGCTCCCTGAGGGGATCGACAGCTCCGTCGTGGAGATACAGAATATAACTCGTGTGCATGGAGCCTATCTAGCCCATTGGCTGATGGATGGCTTCCTCGGATTCGGCAGCTGGCTCTTGCTCCTCTTCGGCATCGTCTGTGCGCTGCGTATGATGCGCATCACCAAGCGAGGGAGTCTCATCAAGCTATGTGTCTATACTATCCTGCTAAGCCTGTGGACGGCACTAGCGCTCTCAGCACTGCAAAGCATCCTGGGGATGCCCACATTCTTCCGCTGGGGAGGTGTCTATGGTGCGCTTTGGCTAGGCAAGATGCTGCCAGCCATCGGGTGGCTAGGCGTCTCGCTGACACTGCTAGTCACAATCATTATCCTCATCGTGGTAATACGCTACGAGTACCTCCAGTGGATGCGCCGAGCTATCGGTCTAGGCTGGGTCAAGCGTCCTAATCGTCGTCACACGACCGACAGCTCCCTAGAGAGCATCGATGATGAGACGGAGCCCACAGGTGGAGAGCCTACGGATACAAATGAAGAGATCCTCCCAGACGATGAGGATGGCGACCTAAACACTACAAAAGATGAAGATGAGGAGGCTCCACTTCCTGCATCAAGCGTCTTGGCAGCACAGTCAGCATCACATACCACATCACAGGCCACTGCAAACGCTCCGCAAGCACGTCGCCAGTCCGTCTCTACGCCGGCTGAGGAGAGCTTGGAGGGCAGCGTCACTGTGACCGTAGCCCAGGGAGATGCCGACTCGCAGGCTGTCTCCGTCATGCCTCAGAGTGACACCCGTCGTGGAGGATATCAGATGCCTTCGCCTGACCTACTGGCCGATGTCGATCAGTCTTCGCAGACGATCGATCGAACGGAGATCAAGGAGATCGAGCAGCTCATCATCGAGAAGCTGAGCGATCTAGGCATCGGACTAGAACCGGTCGAGGTGACCATCGGACCGACCGTGACGCTCTATGAGTTTAAGCTAGATCCTAAGGTCAAGGTCAATCGTATACGCAGCCTTGAGGACGACATAGCGATGAAGGTAGAGAGCATCGGCGGCATCCGTATCATTGCTCCGATGCCAGGACGTGGCACCATAGGTATCGAGGTTCCCAACCGCAACCCGCGGACCGTCGGTATGAAGGCGCTGATCACTTCGCAGAAGTTTATCACGACGGACATGAAGCTCCCGATAGCCATCGGGCGTACGATCACGAACGATGTTTACCTCTTTGACCTCTCCAAGATGCCACACCTCCTGATCGCAGGTGCTACGGGTCAGGGTAAGAGTGTCGGTCTCAATGCGCTCATCACTTCACTTCTATACAATAAGCGCCCCGAGGAGCTTAAGCTGATCCTCATCGACCCGAAGATGCTAGAGTTTAGCATCTACGAGAGCATCGGTCGCCACTTCCTGACGAAGCTGGAGGACGCGGAGAAGTATATCATCACCGACACAACCAAGGCGCTCCCCGTCCTAGAGTCGCTCTGCGTGGATATGGACGGGCGCTACGAACTGCTCGCACGTGCTAAGGTGCGCAACATCGCCGAGTACAACAAGCTCTTCCGTCAGGGGCATCTACGTGAGGAGGATGGCTTCGTCTTCCTCCCCTACTTGGTACTCATCGTCGATGAGTTTGCCGACCTCATCATGACCACGGGACGAGCCATCGAGAAGCCTATCGCACGCCTCGCACAGAAAGCGCGCGCAGCGGGTATTCACATTGTCCTAGCGACTCAACGTCCTAGTACAGACGTGATCACAGGTTTGATCAAGGCAAACTTCCCAGCACGTATCGCCTTCAAGGTCTCCTCGCAAGTGGACTCTCGTACCATCCTCGACACCAAGAGTGCCAAGGATCTCATCGGACGTGGCGACATGCTTATCAACGACGGCAAGGAGATGCGACGTATCCAGTGTGCCTTCATTGACACGCCCGAGACGGAGCGCATCGTGGATCACATCTCTCGTCAGCCCTATCCGACAGAGCCTTATCTGCTGCCTGAGCCGCCCGCCACGGAGGGAGCTGCTGGGGCAGCTGGTGTAGGAGGAGGCGCGACCGAGCGCGACCCGCTCTTTGAGGAGGTGGCTCGCCATGTCGTGCAGATGCAGCAGGGATCGACCAGCAATATCCAGCGACGCTTTAACATCGGGTACAACCGCGCTGGACGCATTATGGATCAGCTCTACGAGTGCGGCATCGTGTCGGGACAAGATGGTAGTAAACCTCGTCAAGTGCTGATCGCGGATGAGACAACCCTCGATCAACTCTTAGATACTTTCTAA
- a CDS encoding LolA family protein has translation MRPNHSLPYQRYSVRFATHLLGSLLALFLCGTFAIAPLHGQRKAVFDLNKALQQFEQQVKKGVAITFTLTSQGSKPQEGYTWLYGRRFMLSMPGMEVAFDGSTLRIINQSERTYTLMTPSEQDLTAMNPLAYIQKTSQRYRITERKSPRGTVIYRFVPTQDTNVLAGVKYYEVTFDQQSQAPKRVDLYFDLGEQVSYTIHKIQPKEHITSQSFTFAPQEYKSLEVVDLR, from the coding sequence ATGAGACCTAATCACTCCTTACCATACCAGCGATACAGTGTACGCTTTGCTACGCATCTCTTAGGTTCGCTCCTAGCATTGTTTCTGTGTGGCACCTTTGCCATAGCACCTCTGCATGGACAGCGCAAAGCGGTTTTTGACCTTAACAAAGCGCTCCAACAGTTCGAGCAGCAGGTCAAAAAGGGGGTCGCTATCACCTTTACACTAACCTCGCAAGGATCAAAGCCTCAAGAGGGCTACACGTGGCTCTACGGACGTCGCTTTATGCTCAGCATGCCTGGCATGGAGGTGGCCTTCGACGGCTCGACACTGCGTATCATCAACCAGAGCGAGCGCACCTACACCTTGATGACGCCCTCCGAGCAAGACCTCACGGCGATGAATCCGCTTGCTTATATACAGAAGACCTCGCAGCGCTACCGTATCACCGAGCGCAAGAGTCCTCGCGGCACGGTCATCTACCGCTTTGTGCCCACACAGGATACCAACGTACTCGCAGGGGTCAAGTACTATGAGGTGACTTTTGACCAGCAGAGTCAGGCTCCTAAGCGGGTCGATCTGTACTTTGACCTAGGCGAACAGGTCTCTTACACCATCCACAAGATACAGCCGAAGGAGCATATTACGTCACAATCCTTTACCTTTGCACCGCAAGAATACAAATCGCTTGAGGTCGTAGACTTACGCTAG
- the panD gene encoding aspartate 1-decarboxylase: MYIQVLKSKIHRVRVTQANLNYVGSITIDRTLMDAVGILPGERVQVVDCNNGNRLDTYVIAGEPDSGVICLNGPAARLVQPDDIVIIMSYALMDYDEARTFQPKIIFPDSDTNRL; this comes from the coding sequence ATGTACATACAGGTACTCAAATCTAAGATCCATCGTGTCCGGGTCACACAAGCTAACCTCAACTACGTAGGTAGCATCACCATCGACCGCACCCTCATGGATGCCGTCGGCATACTACCAGGAGAGCGCGTGCAGGTGGTAGACTGCAACAACGGCAACCGCCTCGACACCTACGTCATCGCTGGCGAGCCCGACAGCGGAGTCATCTGTCTCAATGGTCCCGCAGCCCGTCTCGTACAGCCTGACGACATCGTCATCATCATGTCTTATGCGCTTATGGACTACGATGAGGCTCGCACCTTCCAGCCTAAGATCATCTTCCCCGATAGCGACACGAATCGTCTATAA